GTTACACCCCATGCAAGATATTATGCCGTTCATCAGTGCGCATCCGGTTCTCAGCCTGGCGTGGGTTGCGTTACTGATTGCAGTAATTGTGACCACCTTTAAAACACGTTTCTCTAAAGTGAAAGAGATCACCCGTGGCGAAGCAACACGCCTGATTAATAAAGAAGATGCCATCGTTGTCGATGTTCGCGCGCGTGAAGAATTCCGCAAAGGCCACATCGCTGAATCACAGAATGTGTTGTCTGCTGACATCAAAAACAACAATCTGGGTGAACTGACCAAACACAAAGCACAGCCAGTAATCGTGGTATGTGCCACCGGACAAACTTCCCGTACTGCGGCTGAAGGCCTGATTGCTGCTGGTTTTGAGCGTGTGTTCACACTCAAAGAAGGCATCAGCGGCTGGAGCGGTGAAAACCTGCCTTTAGTTCGCGGTAAATGATTCGCGGTAAATAAGACGTTCAGATAACCGCTACGGCATTAAATTCTACGACTCTGAGGTGGAACCCATGGCTAAAATTGAAATCTATACCAAGGCAACCTGCCCTTACTGCCATCGTGCGAAAGCCCTGCTCAATAGCAAAGGCGCTTCATTCGATGAAATCGCTATCGATGGTGATGCAGATAAGCGTGAAAAAATGATCGCCCGCAGCGGTCGTTCAACGGTTCCTCAGATCTTTATCGACGGACAGCACGTTGGCGGTTGTGATGATTTACATGCACTTGATGCACGCGGTGGCCTTGACCCAATGCTGGGTTAATCAGGGCGGCGGTGGTTTCGCATTACGTGTTTAAAAGGACTATTAACTTAAGGGTACTACTCACATGTCAGAACAAAATAACACCGAGATGGCTTTCCAGATCCAACGTATTTATACCAAAGACATCTCTTTTGAAGCGCCAAATGCGCCTCAGGTTTTCCAGCAAGACTGGCAGCCAGAAGTTAAACTGGATCTTGATACCGCTTCCAGCCAGCTGGCCGAAGGTGTATACGAAGTTGTCTTGCGTGTGACCGTAACGTCTTCTCTGGGCGACGAAACTGCGTTCCTGTGTGAAGTTCAGCAAGGTGGTATCTTCACCATCTCCGGTATCGATGGTAACCAGATGGCGCATTGCCTGGGTGCATATTGCCCGAACATTCTGTTCCCGTATGCCCGTGAGTGCATCACCAGCCTGGTCTCCCGCGGTACTTTCCCGCAACTGAATCTGGCACCTGTTAACTTTGACGCTCTGTTCATGAACTATCTGCAACAGCAAGCTGAAGGCGAAGGTGCAGAACCGCATCAGGATGCCTGATGAAAACCGTCAATGCGTCAATGACAGTGATCGGTGCCGGCTCGTACGGCACCGCTTTAGCGATTACTCTCGCCAGAAATGGCCATCCCGTTGTGCTGTGGGGACATAATCCCGACCACATCAACGCCTTACAACGTGCCCGCTGTAATCAGGAATTCCTTCCTGATGTTCCGTTCCCCGATAATCTGTTGCTCGAAACTAATCTGTCTGTCGCGTTAGCCGCCAGCCGTAATGTGCTGGTTGTGGTACCCAGCCATGTATTTGGTGACGTATTGCGCCAGCTGAAACCTCACTTGCGTCCTGATGCGCGTGTGGTGTGGGCGACGAAGGGGCTGGAGGCGGAAACCGGCCGTCTGTTGCAGGATGTCGCACGCGAAGAACTCGGCGATGCCATTCCGTTAGCCGTGGTTTCCGGGCCGACATTCGCCAAAGAACTCGCGGCAGGTATGCCGACGGCAATCTCTCTGGCCGCAACCGATGCGACGTTTGCCGACGATTTGCAGCAGTTACTGCACTGTGGCAAAAGTTTTCGTGTCTACAGCAACCCGGATTTTATCGGCGTTCAGCTGGGTGGTGCGATTAAAAACGTTATCGCCATTGGTGCCGGAATGTCAGATGGTATTGGCTTTGGCGCTAATGCCCGAACCGCGCTGATTACCCGCGGGCTGGCTGAAATGACACGTCTGGGTGCCGCTTTGGGCGCTGACCCTGCGACATTTATGGGCATGGCAGGGCTGGGTGATTTGGTGTTAACCTGCACAGACAACCAGTCCCGCAACCGTCGTTTCGGCATTATGCTGGGACAAGGCAAGGATGTTCAGACCGCTCAGGACACCATCGGACAGGTTGTAGAAGGCTATCGCAATACGAAAGAAGTACGGGCTCTGGCGCAGCGTAACAACGTTGAAATGCCAATCACAGAACAGATTTACCAGGTGTTGTACTGCGGTAAAGATGCGCGTGAAGCAGCGATCAGTTTACTTGCCCGTGCGAGCAAGGACGAAAAACACAGCCACTGAAAGGCGTATAAAGTATAGCCACCTTGTTGGTGTTCCCGACAGGGCGGCTTTTTATTACCCGAACTTGCAAAGTCGTAAGGAAAAGTGATGTCGCTAGAAGAATTAGAGCTGGTCTGGAATAACATTAAATCAGAAGCGAGAGCACTGGCTGAGTGTGAACCGATGCTGGCGAGTTTTTTCCATGCGACGTTACTTAAACATGAAACGCTGGGCGGCGCACTGAGCTACATTCTGGCCAATAAGCTGGGCAATCCGATTATGCCCGCGATGGCTATCCGTGAAGTGGTTGAAGAAGCCTATCGCAACGACGAACAAATGATCTTGTCCGCTGCCCGCGACATTCTGGCTGTGCATCAGCGCGATGCGGCGGTCGATAAATATTCGACTCCGCTGCTCTATCTGAAAGGTTTCCACGCACTTCAGGCATACCGTATCGGTAACTGGCTGTGGAAGCAGGATCGTAAAGCGCTGGCGATTTATTTCCAGAATCAGATTTCAGTGTCCTTTGGCGTAGATATTCATCCGGCAGCACGCATTGGTTGCGGCATCATGTTTGACCATGCGACCGGAATTGTCATCGGTGAAACGGCTGTTGTTGAGAACGACGTGTCGATTTTGCAATCCGTTACCCTTGGCGGTACCGGTAAAACTTGCGGCGACCGTCACCCTAAAATTCGTGAAGGCGTCATGATTGGTGCTGGTGCGAAAATACTCGGTAATATCGAAGTGGGTGCGGGTGCGAAAATCGGGGCGGGCTCAGTCGTGTTGCAATCCGTTCCTCCGCATACCACCGCTGCAGGCGTACCGGCGCGTATTGTCGGGCGTCCGGAAAGCGAGCGTCCTTCCATGGATATGGATCAGCATTTCAACGGTATTGCGCAGGGTTTTGAATTCGGCGACGGTATCTGACAGGCATTTCCGATGGCATCATTCTGCATGCCATCGTCTTCATTTCCACAACGCTATTCTTTCAGCAGTGCGCCCGGATATCCCAGCTGGCGCCAGGCTTCATATACCACCACCGAAACAGCATTCGACAAGTTCATGCTGCGGCTTTCTGCGAGCATCGGAATACGGATTTTGTGCTGTGCGGGCAGATTATCCAGAATGGATGCCGGCAGACCACGTGTTTCAGGGCCGAACAGCAGGAAATCATTATCCTGATAGCTGACGGCACTGTGCGCGGGCGTACCTTTGGTCGTCAGTGCAAAAAGACGTTGTGGATTTTCGCTGCTGAGGAACGCGTCATAATTGGCATGATGCTTAATATGGGCGAATTCATGGTAATCGAGCCCGGCGCGGCGCAGACGTTTATCGTCCCAGCCGAAACCTAAAGGTTCGATGAGGTGAAGCTGACATCCGGTGTTGGCACACAGGCGGATAATATTGCCGGTATTTGGCGGGATTTCTGGTTCAAATAAAACGATGTTAAGCATGCGTCCCCCTGATAGAGGAACGCAGAATAGCAGAAACTTAGCGCTGGTGCAGCGGCAGCCAGATAATCAAACGAAGGCCGCCCAGCGGGCTGTCCTCGGCTCTGACTTTGCCTCTGTGCTGCTGAACCGCAGTATCCACGATAGCCAGCCCAAGGCCGGTACCGCCGGATTCACGGTCACGCGCTTCATCAGTCCGGTAGAACGGACGGAAAATCTGCTCACGATCTTCTTCACTCACGCCCGGACCGTCGTCATCAACGGTGATGGTGATCCCTTCACTGTCGTGGGCGAAGTTCAGCGCAATGTGATGATGTGAATAACGCAGGGCATTACGCACAATATTTTCCAGTGCGCTGTCGAGTGCCGCGGCATTCCCGATCAGTTTCCACGGACCAGGCGGCGACGTGACCTCCAGCGTTTTGCCCATCTGCTCGGCTTCAAACTGCGCATCGTCAATCACGCCTTCCCACAGTTCATTGGCTTTCAGGGTCTCGCGCGACAGCTCATTTTTATGCTGACTGCGTGATAACACCAGTAAGTCATTGATCATACCATCAAGACGTTGCGCTTCATTTTCAATGCGTTGCAGCTCTTTACCTTCGCCATGACGACGACGCATCAGCGCAGTAGCCAGTTGCAGACGCGTCAGCGGGGTACGAAGTTCATGTGAGATATCAGATATCAGCCGTTGTTGCGCCGTCACCATTCGTTCGAGAGCGCTGACCATCTGGTTGAAACTGGCACCGGTCGCAAGGAATTCCTGCGGGCCGGCTTCGAGTTCCGGATGCTGCTTGAGATTGCCGCGTGCAACGTCATCTGCGGCGTTTTTCAACTTACGCGCAGGTTTCGCCAGACTCCACGCCAGCCAGAGCAACAGCGGGGCGCTGATGAGCATAGTGACGATAAGCAGAAGCAGAGGGCGGTCGAACATCAGGTTGATAAAATCAGACTGAGAACTGCTGGCAGGGCGCATCAGGTAAAGCTGGTAATTGTCTTCACCATCACGAACCGAGAAGGGCCCGACCATTTCCACACGGCCATATTTTTTCTTTTTCGGACGATCTGAGTTATCAGACTGACCGATAAAGTTACGTACAATCTGCATTTCATTGCGCTGAGCGCCAATCACGCGCCCTTCGCTGGTGACCAGCAACAAACGCTGACCCGGCGGAGCCCATTTGTCGATAGCGCGGAACAGTCTGCGCCACCACATCAGATCATTGGCAGGATCGGTCGCCAGCTCAGCTTCGACGTGCTGTTCAATCATCAGGCCCTGCCGTTGTTCGTTATCGAGCAACGGCGTAATCTGGCGTGAATCGAGTTTCGGCACCATCAATACCAGCATTAGCACCAGGGCTAACGTAAACCAGAAAATGGCAAAAATACGTGCCGTAAGGCTGTTTATCATGAAGCAGAAACCATCAGATAACCGCGTCCGCGCAGGGTTTTAAACCACGGATGTCCGTCCTGACGATCGGGCAATTTACGGCGTAAATTAGAGATGTGCATATCAATCGCACGGTCAAACGGTGTCAGGCGTTTACCCAATACTTCCTGGCTCAGATGTTCGCGGGAAACGACCTGTCCGAGATGTTTTGCCAGTAAATACAGCAGGGTAAATTCGGTACCGGTCAGATCCAGCGCTTCGCCATTAAAGCTGGCTTCCTGACGGCCCGGATTCAGCTGCAAGCCATCGACTTCCAGCGTCGGTGAACCGTTGTTCTCATTGGTTTGCTGCTGCTCGCTCCAGTTGGAACGGCGCAACATCGCCCGGATCCGGGCAACCAGTTCGCGGTCATTAAACGGTTTTGGCAGATAGTCATCGGCACCCAGTTCGAGGCCAAGAACACGGTCTAATTCACTGCCGCGAGCGGTTAACATAATCACTGGCGTCTGGTGGCGCTGGCGTAATTCTTTAAGGGTTTCAATGCCGTTTTTCTTCGGCATCATCACGTCAAGTAACAGAAGATCGATGGTATTATCGATTTTCTCTAATGCCTGCTCACCGTCGTAAGCCACCACAACATTAAAGCCTTCCATTTCGAGCAATTCTTTCAAAAGTGAAGTCAGTTCACGGTCGTCATCAACCAACAAAATTTTATTCATTGTATTTACCTCTAGACGCAAAATACGTCATCAATTGCCGCTATTCCATGACTTTACGTACTTTTACAAGCACTGACGCTTGTTTGCAGCAGCAGGTTTAGACTGCTTTTCAATGATTCGCGATGAAGCGATAAAGACTTTAGGAGTATGTGATGTTTAAGGCAGCTTCATTCGGTTTGGCCACGCTTCTGACGCTGAGTTCAGGTGTCGTTTTAGCAGATGGCGCAAAACCAGTGTCGGCGATGCCAGCAGAACATGATAGCACGATGTTGGATAAGCCTCAGGAACGCAACACCATGTTTGATGGTGTAAATCTCACTGAGCAGCAGCGCCAGCAAATGCGTGACCTGATGCACCAGGCTCGTAAAGATCTGCCTCATGTAAATGTAGAACAGATAGAAACGATGCACAGGTTGGTTACCGCCGAAAAGTTTGATCAGGCCGCAGTCCGGGCACAAGCCGAATTAATGGCTCAGGAACAGGTGGATCGTC
The Rahnella variigena genome window above contains:
- a CDS encoding rhodanese-like domain-containing protein produces the protein MQDIMPFISAHPVLSLAWVALLIAVIVTTFKTRFSKVKEITRGEATRLINKEDAIVVDVRAREEFRKGHIAESQNVLSADIKNNNLGELTKHKAQPVIVVCATGQTSRTAAEGLIAAGFERVFTLKEGISGWSGENLPLVRGK
- the cpxP gene encoding cell-envelope stress modulator CpxP, with amino-acid sequence MFKAASFGLATLLTLSSGVVLADGAKPVSAMPAEHDSTMLDKPQERNTMFDGVNLTEQQRQQMRDLMHQARKDLPHVNVEQIETMHRLVTAEKFDQAAVRAQAELMAQEQVDRQVEMARIRNQMFNLLTPEQKDVLNQKHEQRMQQMRKQLSGLQPSSAQKTSSTSTTE
- the secB gene encoding protein-export chaperone SecB, translated to MSEQNNTEMAFQIQRIYTKDISFEAPNAPQVFQQDWQPEVKLDLDTASSQLAEGVYEVVLRVTVTSSLGDETAFLCEVQQGGIFTISGIDGNQMAHCLGAYCPNILFPYARECITSLVSRGTFPQLNLAPVNFDALFMNYLQQQAEGEGAEPHQDA
- the cysE gene encoding serine O-acetyltransferase, with protein sequence MSLEELELVWNNIKSEARALAECEPMLASFFHATLLKHETLGGALSYILANKLGNPIMPAMAIREVVEEAYRNDEQMILSAARDILAVHQRDAAVDKYSTPLLYLKGFHALQAYRIGNWLWKQDRKALAIYFQNQISVSFGVDIHPAARIGCGIMFDHATGIVIGETAVVENDVSILQSVTLGGTGKTCGDRHPKIREGVMIGAGAKILGNIEVGAGAKIGAGSVVLQSVPPHTTAAGVPARIVGRPESERPSMDMDQHFNGIAQGFEFGDGI
- the gpsA gene encoding NAD(P)H-dependent glycerol-3-phosphate dehydrogenase, with the translated sequence MKTVNASMTVIGAGSYGTALAITLARNGHPVVLWGHNPDHINALQRARCNQEFLPDVPFPDNLLLETNLSVALAASRNVLVVVPSHVFGDVLRQLKPHLRPDARVVWATKGLEAETGRLLQDVAREELGDAIPLAVVSGPTFAKELAAGMPTAISLAATDATFADDLQQLLHCGKSFRVYSNPDFIGVQLGGAIKNVIAIGAGMSDGIGFGANARTALITRGLAEMTRLGAALGADPATFMGMAGLGDLVLTCTDNQSRNRRFGIMLGQGKDVQTAQDTIGQVVEGYRNTKEVRALAQRNNVEMPITEQIYQVLYCGKDAREAAISLLARASKDEKHSH
- the cpxA gene encoding envelope stress sensor histidine kinase CpxA — encoded protein: MINSLTARIFAIFWFTLALVLMLVLMVPKLDSRQITPLLDNEQRQGLMIEQHVEAELATDPANDLMWWRRLFRAIDKWAPPGQRLLLVTSEGRVIGAQRNEMQIVRNFIGQSDNSDRPKKKKYGRVEMVGPFSVRDGEDNYQLYLMRPASSSQSDFINLMFDRPLLLLIVTMLISAPLLLWLAWSLAKPARKLKNAADDVARGNLKQHPELEAGPQEFLATGASFNQMVSALERMVTAQQRLISDISHELRTPLTRLQLATALMRRRHGEGKELQRIENEAQRLDGMINDLLVLSRSQHKNELSRETLKANELWEGVIDDAQFEAEQMGKTLEVTSPPGPWKLIGNAAALDSALENIVRNALRYSHHHIALNFAHDSEGITITVDDDGPGVSEEDREQIFRPFYRTDEARDRESGGTGLGLAIVDTAVQQHRGKVRAEDSPLGGLRLIIWLPLHQR
- the cpxR gene encoding envelope stress response regulator transcription factor CpxR translates to MNKILLVDDDRELTSLLKELLEMEGFNVVVAYDGEQALEKIDNTIDLLLLDVMMPKKNGIETLKELRQRHQTPVIMLTARGSELDRVLGLELGADDYLPKPFNDRELVARIRAMLRRSNWSEQQQTNENNGSPTLEVDGLQLNPGRQEASFNGEALDLTGTEFTLLYLLAKHLGQVVSREHLSQEVLGKRLTPFDRAIDMHISNLRRKLPDRQDGHPWFKTLRGRGYLMVSAS
- the trmL gene encoding tRNA (uridine(34)/cytosine(34)/5-carboxymethylaminomethyluridine(34)-2'-O)-methyltransferase TrmL, with amino-acid sequence MLNIVLFEPEIPPNTGNIIRLCANTGCQLHLIEPLGFGWDDKRLRRAGLDYHEFAHIKHHANYDAFLSSENPQRLFALTTKGTPAHSAVSYQDNDFLLFGPETRGLPASILDNLPAQHKIRIPMLAESRSMNLSNAVSVVVYEAWRQLGYPGALLKE
- the grxC gene encoding glutaredoxin 3 produces the protein MAKIEIYTKATCPYCHRAKALLNSKGASFDEIAIDGDADKREKMIARSGRSTVPQIFIDGQHVGGCDDLHALDARGGLDPMLG